From a region of the Pirellulales bacterium genome:
- a CDS encoding helix-hairpin-helix domain-containing protein has translation MTASIKEGLPAGLSRPALRALASAGYTTLEQLAQVREADLAKLHGLGPKGIDLIRTALRGRGKSSRA, from the coding sequence ATGACCGCATCCATCAAGGAAGGGCTGCCTGCCGGGTTGTCACGACCGGCCCTGCGGGCGCTGGCGTCGGCCGGCTACACAACCCTCGAGCAACTTGCCCAAGTGCGCGAAGCGGACCTCGCCAAGCTGCACGGCCTGGGCCCCAAGGGGATTGACTTGATCCGAACCGCGTTAAGGGGACGCGGCAAGTCGTCGCGGGCGTAA
- a CDS encoding aquaporin, whose product MNKLVTEFIGTFFLVLTIGCTVLAGADKGVIPPLAIGSALMVMIFAGGHISGGHYNPAVTLGAMLRGRTTLPELVGYWIVQILGAAAAAAAVKFLRPEAAAELAAKTPGALVVGPAFLAEFLFTFALVYVVLNVATSKDTAGNSFYGLAIGFTVLTGAFAVGDISGGAFNPAVAVGVTILNLAAWSNIWLYLAADLAGGVVAAIAFRILNPNDP is encoded by the coding sequence ATGAACAAGCTGGTTACGGAATTCATCGGCACGTTTTTTCTGGTCCTCACGATCGGCTGCACGGTCTTGGCCGGTGCCGACAAGGGCGTGATTCCGCCGCTGGCGATTGGCTCGGCCCTGATGGTGATGATCTTTGCCGGCGGGCACATCTCGGGCGGGCATTACAACCCGGCCGTCACGCTCGGGGCCATGCTACGCGGCCGCACGACCCTACCGGAACTGGTGGGCTACTGGATCGTGCAGATTTTGGGCGCGGCGGCAGCGGCAGCAGCGGTGAAATTCTTGCGCCCCGAAGCAGCTGCCGAACTCGCGGCCAAGACCCCCGGGGCATTGGTCGTGGGCCCGGCATTCCTGGCCGAGTTTCTGTTTACGTTCGCACTGGTGTATGTGGTGCTGAACGTGGCCACGAGCAAGGATACGGCCGGCAATTCGTTTTACGGATTGGCAATTGGATTTACAGTGCTGACCGGCGCCTTTGCTGTGGGAGATATTTCGGGCGGGGCGTTCAATCCAGCGGTGGCCGTGGGGGTGACGATCCTGAACCTGGCGGCCTGGTCGAACATCTGGCTGTATCTGGCGGCCGACCTGGCCGGAGGCGTTGTGGCGGCGATCGCCTTCCGCATTTTGAATCCCAACGATCCTTGA
- a CDS encoding DUF933 domain-containing protein, which translates to MKIGLIGYQGAGKSTLFEWLTGIAPDAAKSHTGQSAMAPVPEPRIADLCKIYQPKKITQASLELVDTPGLSRTHEGNPARLGLLRDCGCVIMLVAAFDRAASAQQDLNRFQEDLLLADMEIVSGRVDRLRDSVKKPRPNREQEIAELAALEQVLAAMEAGKPLAESAMTEDQLKATRSFRLLTEKPALVVLNIADDEDPAARAAAVGGDRPLIAVRVGLELELARMTPEERTEFERDLGLTGSERDQVLRTILEVSGQMLYFTAGEKEVRTWMMRKGGTALEAADNIHSDLARGFIRAEVMTVGDLVRLGSERELKANNLVRQEPKDYVVKDDDILNIRFSV; encoded by the coding sequence ATGAAGATCGGTTTGATCGGGTATCAAGGGGCCGGCAAGAGCACCCTCTTCGAATGGCTTACAGGCATTGCGCCGGATGCGGCCAAAAGCCACACCGGGCAGAGTGCCATGGCTCCGGTGCCTGAGCCGCGTATCGCCGATCTTTGCAAGATCTATCAGCCCAAGAAGATCACTCAGGCTTCGCTGGAACTGGTAGACACGCCGGGCCTGAGTAGGACGCACGAGGGCAACCCCGCTCGACTCGGTTTATTGCGCGATTGCGGTTGCGTGATCATGCTGGTCGCCGCGTTCGACCGGGCGGCGTCGGCCCAGCAGGATTTGAACCGGTTCCAGGAAGACTTGCTGCTGGCCGATATGGAGATCGTTTCCGGGCGCGTCGACCGGCTGCGCGACAGCGTCAAGAAGCCGCGTCCCAATCGCGAACAAGAAATTGCCGAGCTGGCCGCGCTGGAGCAGGTGTTGGCGGCCATGGAAGCGGGCAAACCGCTGGCCGAATCGGCCATGACCGAGGATCAGCTCAAGGCGACGCGCAGCTTTCGCCTGTTGACGGAAAAACCTGCCCTGGTCGTGCTCAACATCGCCGACGACGAGGATCCCGCCGCGCGGGCCGCCGCCGTCGGGGGCGACCGGCCGTTGATCGCGGTCCGCGTGGGCCTGGAACTGGAGCTGGCCCGCATGACTCCCGAGGAACGTACCGAGTTCGAGCGCGACCTGGGGCTGACCGGTTCGGAACGCGACCAGGTGTTGCGCACGATCCTGGAAGTATCGGGCCAGATGCTCTATTTCACGGCTGGCGAGAAAGAGGTTCGCACGTGGATGATGCGCAAGGGTGGAACGGCGCTGGAAGCGGCCGACAACATCCATAGCGACCTGGCACGCGGCTTTATTCGTGCCGAAGTCATGACCGTGGGCGACCTGGTCCGTCTGGGGAGCGAGCGCGAGTTGAAGGCCAACAACCTGGTGCGTCAGGAGCCGAAGGACTACGTCGTCAAGGACGATGACATTCTGAACATTCGCTTTAGCGTGTAG
- a CDS encoding transglutaminaseTgpA domain-containing protein, translating to MQLDRMLQIAVACLVAFSTALLGMGEQRVALPVAAVIVAFATVYITDAKGWIVLNQRAADAAGVGAALLALFQWQQDATDAGLLALLNFAVYSQFVLQLKRKGIGTYWLLITLSLMEAAVATALNESLMFGFLLVGYAFLAIGVLTVFYLYREQISAYGADAGRGIRESRATSPASRDAHFAGHAVTQQSDEALNPSLARLVANLGGVALGMACLVFVVIPRSERGAWREIDDESAQRIVGFTNEVHLGEMGAISESPEEIMEVFLEDPATNEPCELVDEPLFRGVVLTTYANRKWKRELFHGKAIERQRIPSGVPYIKQRFVVLPLDTDVLFSIFPSFSTSRQDKILWTDVGEQLERRERRLGNTIDYELITTGIVDKRQSSIVPAQSLLEEHSYEQERLLTLPSPSNGYDPLAGSKALAAQIVRAIPAENHLERTRVLANYLRDPTNFRYSLGEISRDPQLDPVEDFLTSNRVGHCEYFASAMAVMLRAVGIPSRLAVGFKGGDWTGRYYQVRAMDAHAWVEAYLAPEYLPERLPEWFDRSKGGWVIIDPTGTVSAAPAMNASSYVYEALRQFTASMRTGWRTYVLGLNHSRQTERIYEPFWATLRSVTTALTHREFWALLGTRLAKAVSPAYWGLTNGGWFSWRGALATIVIMLFFVGVYYAGRFIMRRIWRWTSGDAAVIAADNADVEFYRRLELLLAQRDMLRGPSQTQREFALAVGGQLAESAQTKRAAPIARQLVELFYRVRFGRRTLDSQEAATVEQALADLAGVLAAGNGSQH from the coding sequence ATGCAATTGGATCGTATGCTGCAAATTGCGGTGGCTTGCCTGGTGGCATTCTCGACCGCGCTGTTGGGTATGGGCGAACAGCGAGTCGCCCTGCCGGTGGCGGCGGTCATCGTGGCCTTCGCCACCGTATATATCACCGACGCAAAGGGTTGGATCGTCCTTAACCAGAGGGCTGCCGACGCGGCCGGCGTGGGAGCCGCGCTATTGGCCCTCTTCCAGTGGCAGCAGGATGCGACCGACGCGGGGTTGCTGGCCCTGTTGAATTTTGCCGTTTATAGCCAGTTCGTGTTGCAACTTAAGCGAAAAGGAATCGGCACGTACTGGTTGCTGATTACCCTCAGCCTGATGGAAGCGGCTGTTGCCACGGCGCTCAACGAAAGCCTGATGTTCGGCTTTTTGCTGGTCGGATATGCGTTCCTGGCGATTGGCGTGCTGACGGTTTTCTATCTATATCGCGAACAAATCAGTGCGTACGGCGCGGACGCTGGCCGAGGAATAAGAGAATCTCGCGCCACGTCGCCGGCGTCACGGGACGCACACTTTGCCGGGCACGCCGTCACGCAGCAGTCTGACGAAGCGCTGAATCCGTCGCTCGCGCGACTGGTCGCCAATCTCGGCGGCGTCGCGCTCGGCATGGCTTGCCTGGTTTTTGTGGTGATCCCCAGGTCGGAACGGGGTGCCTGGCGGGAAATCGACGACGAATCGGCGCAGCGGATCGTTGGCTTCACGAACGAAGTCCATTTGGGCGAGATGGGCGCCATCAGTGAAAGCCCCGAAGAGATCATGGAGGTTTTCCTGGAGGATCCTGCGACGAATGAACCGTGCGAACTCGTCGACGAGCCGTTGTTTCGGGGAGTGGTGCTGACGACCTATGCGAATCGCAAATGGAAGCGAGAGCTTTTTCACGGTAAGGCGATAGAGAGACAGCGAATCCCGTCCGGGGTCCCCTATATCAAGCAACGGTTTGTCGTCCTACCGCTTGATACCGATGTGTTGTTTTCGATCTTTCCCAGCTTCTCGACGAGCAGACAAGACAAAATCCTCTGGACCGACGTCGGAGAGCAGCTGGAGCGCAGGGAGCGTCGGCTGGGAAACACGATTGATTACGAGTTGATCACAACCGGCATCGTGGATAAACGGCAGTCGTCGATTGTTCCAGCGCAATCCCTCCTCGAAGAGCACAGCTACGAACAAGAGCGCTTGCTCACGCTGCCAAGCCCGAGCAACGGCTATGATCCACTCGCCGGCTCCAAGGCGCTCGCCGCGCAAATCGTGCGGGCCATCCCGGCCGAGAATCATTTGGAACGGACGCGCGTCCTGGCCAACTACCTGCGCGATCCGACGAATTTCCGCTACTCACTGGGAGAAATCTCGCGCGACCCGCAGCTCGACCCTGTCGAAGATTTCCTGACTTCGAATCGGGTCGGGCATTGCGAGTACTTTGCCAGCGCGATGGCGGTTATGTTACGCGCCGTTGGCATTCCTTCGCGTCTAGCGGTCGGCTTCAAAGGAGGCGATTGGACGGGAAGGTACTATCAGGTGCGCGCCATGGACGCCCATGCCTGGGTCGAGGCCTATCTGGCGCCGGAATACCTGCCCGAGCGGCTGCCGGAATGGTTCGACCGCTCCAAGGGCGGGTGGGTCATTATCGATCCCACGGGCACCGTGTCCGCTGCGCCGGCGATGAACGCCAGCAGTTACGTCTATGAAGCGCTGCGGCAGTTCACGGCGTCCATGCGGACGGGTTGGCGAACCTACGTGCTAGGACTGAACCACTCCCGCCAGACGGAGAGGATTTATGAACCGTTTTGGGCAACTCTGAGGTCTGTAACCACGGCCCTGACACATCGCGAGTTCTGGGCGCTGCTCGGCACGAGGCTGGCCAAAGCCGTGAGTCCGGCCTATTGGGGGCTGACCAACGGTGGCTGGTTCAGTTGGCGCGGAGCGCTGGCGACGATCGTGATCATGCTGTTCTTTGTGGGCGTCTACTATGCCGGCCGATTCATCATGCGCCGAATCTGGCGTTGGACGTCCGGCGACGCCGCGGTGATTGCGGCGGACAATGCCGACGTAGAATTCTACCGTCGCCTGGAGCTGTTGTTGGCCCAGCGCGACATGCTGCGCGGCCCGAGCCAGACGCAGCGAGAATTCGCTTTGGCCGTGGGAGGGCAGCTCGCCGAGTCGGCGCAAACCAAGCGGGCAGCTCCCATCGCTCGGCAACTGGTCGAGTTGTTCTACCGCGTCCGCTTCGGTCGCCGGACCCTGGACAGCCAGGAAGCCGCCACGGTAGAACAGGCCCTGGCGGATTTGGCGGGGGTACTCGCGGCTGGCAACGGCAGCCAGCACTAG
- a CDS encoding DUF58 domain-containing protein, translating to MRSLGLPKITLEGLCYVATLSFLLAGALVRQINLLLVLFALLASLPLLNWWLVRQNLRRLTLQRRLPRSVASGDVLMVELELANPRRRLASWAARVDDRICRQDDGATEEPILAQALFAYVPARGARTQSYRGRLMRRGRYRFGPLRISTQFPFGLMRGSVTIEQPQTMLVLPRLGRLTRRWQRLQQSSDLGTSNVERRQGLLEGDFYGLRDWRQGDSRRWIHWRTSARRQAPVVRQFEQQRNQDLALVVELWQPDRPSAFHSAQVELAVSFAASIVSDVCRRGGRTLWISVAARTPRFDSGPASLALTREVMESLAVAEATSTDALPNALSKILDVARPGTNAIVISTRSVDLSDTERFATLWRNTRQRAWLGRLQAIDVGRSDLADYFVPL from the coding sequence ATGCGAAGCCTCGGTCTGCCGAAGATCACGCTGGAAGGTCTGTGCTACGTCGCCACGCTGAGCTTTTTGCTGGCCGGTGCGTTGGTGCGGCAAATCAATCTGCTGCTGGTGCTGTTTGCCCTGCTGGCCAGCCTGCCACTATTGAATTGGTGGCTCGTGCGGCAGAATCTGCGGCGTCTTACTTTGCAGCGGCGGCTTCCTCGCAGCGTGGCATCTGGTGACGTGTTGATGGTGGAATTGGAGTTGGCCAATCCGCGGCGGCGTCTGGCCTCGTGGGCCGCGCGCGTCGACGATCGCATCTGCCGACAAGATGACGGGGCGACCGAAGAGCCGATCTTGGCGCAAGCGCTGTTTGCCTATGTTCCGGCGCGAGGAGCCAGGACGCAATCGTATCGGGGCCGATTGATGCGGCGCGGCCGCTATCGATTTGGACCGCTGCGGATTTCCACGCAGTTTCCGTTTGGCCTGATGCGCGGCTCGGTCACGATCGAGCAGCCACAGACAATGTTGGTCTTGCCGCGACTGGGTCGGCTGACGCGTCGTTGGCAGCGATTGCAGCAATCTTCCGATTTGGGCACCAGCAACGTGGAACGCCGCCAGGGTTTGCTGGAAGGAGACTTCTATGGTTTGCGCGACTGGCGACAGGGAGACAGCCGGCGCTGGATCCACTGGCGCACCAGTGCCCGACGGCAGGCGCCCGTCGTGCGGCAATTCGAGCAGCAGCGCAATCAGGATTTGGCTCTGGTGGTCGAGCTATGGCAACCCGACCGTCCGAGCGCATTCCATTCTGCCCAGGTCGAGTTGGCCGTGAGTTTCGCTGCCTCGATCGTGTCGGACGTTTGTCGTCGGGGAGGGCGGACGTTGTGGATCTCGGTCGCGGCGCGGACGCCACGATTCGATAGCGGGCCCGCATCGCTGGCTCTGACTCGCGAAGTGATGGAATCGTTGGCGGTGGCCGAAGCCACCAGCACGGACGCCTTGCCCAACGCTCTGTCCAAGATTTTAGACGTAGCACGGCCGGGCACGAACGCGATCGTAATCTCGACTCGCTCGGTGGATCTTAGCGATACCGAGCGCTTCGCAACGTTGTGGCGCAACACGCGGCAGCGCGCGTGGCTGGGGCGCTTGCAGGCAATCGACGTCGGCCGGTCAGATTTGGCTGATTACTTTGTACCGCTATAA